In the Palaeococcus pacificus DY20341 genome, one interval contains:
- the mpgP gene encoding mannosyl-3-phosphoglycerate phosphatase codes for MKVIFLDLDKTLIGDDYSPEPARDIVEELKKRGFRIVFNSSKTRAEQEYYREELGIGDPFIVENGSGIYIPKDYFPFSFNFSRAVDDYFVIDLGVEYDRIREVLNAVGDEFGLKYYANSTLEEIIAFTGLPEELAKLAMKREYSETVFRWEKEDFENALKARGLDVSRGSRFYNIHGKTDKGKAAEVLLSLYRRLGDVESYAVGDGLNDFPMLDIVDFAFIIGPLEHPRAKNISSLEEIMEVVK; via the coding sequence ATGAAAGTGATATTCCTCGATTTAGATAAAACGCTCATAGGAGATGACTACTCTCCAGAGCCTGCAAGGGATATAGTTGAAGAACTGAAGAAAAGGGGATTTAGGATAGTCTTCAACTCGTCAAAGACGAGAGCAGAGCAGGAATACTATAGGGAGGAGCTGGGAATTGGCGATCCGTTCATAGTCGAAAACGGGAGCGGTATTTATATTCCCAAGGACTACTTCCCCTTTAGCTTTAATTTCAGCAGAGCTGTGGACGATTATTTTGTGATTGATTTGGGTGTAGAGTACGATCGGATTAGGGAAGTACTGAATGCAGTGGGGGATGAATTTGGCCTTAAATATTATGCTAACTCTACTTTGGAAGAAATAATTGCGTTTACAGGGCTTCCGGAAGAGTTAGCGAAGCTTGCAATGAAGCGCGAGTACTCCGAGACAGTATTCAGATGGGAGAAGGAAGACTTTGAAAATGCTCTCAAAGCTAGGGGGCTCGATGTGTCTAGGGGAAGCCGCTTTTATAATATCCATGGAAAAACAGACAAAGGTAAAGCGGCTGAAGTGCTGTTATCTCTCTATAGAAGGCTCGGTGATGTTGAGAGCTATGCCGTTGGCGACGGCTTGAACGATTTTCCGATGTTGGACATTGTAGATTTCGCTTTCATCATTGGGCCTCTTGAACATCCGAGGGCTAAGAATATAAGTTCTCTTGAAGAAATAATGGAGGTGGTGAAATGA
- a CDS encoding permease, with protein sequence MNMTAIFINALAVVCLVFALIKDRAKTKQALKMAVISFFRISPTVLAIIIIIGLLSGFVPESQISKIVGEDAGFRGVLTVALLGAVLHIPSLISFPLAASLLERGASITSVAVFITTLTMIGMVTLPLEIRILGKKLALLRNGLSFIIAIIIGLIMGAIL encoded by the coding sequence ATGAATATGACTGCTATATTTATAAATGCTTTAGCTGTTGTATGTCTGGTTTTTGCTTTAATAAAAGACCGTGCAAAAACAAAACAAGCACTAAAGATGGCAGTGATCTCATTCTTTAGAATCTCTCCCACTGTTCTTGCTATAATAATCATCATAGGCTTGCTTTCTGGTTTTGTGCCGGAAAGTCAAATTTCCAAGATTGTCGGTGAAGACGCAGGGTTTAGAGGAGTGCTTACTGTTGCACTTTTGGGAGCAGTACTGCATATTCCTTCGTTGATATCTTTCCCGTTGGCAGCATCTCTCCTTGAAAGAGGAGCTTCGATTACCTCAGTTGCTGTCTTTATAACTACACTGACAATGATTGGGATGGTTACTTTACCTCTCGAAATAAGAATATTGGGGAAAAAGCTGGCATTGCTCAGGAATGGGTTGAGCTTTATCATTGCGATTATCATTGGGCTCATTATGGGGGCGATATTATGA
- a CDS encoding mannose-1-phosphate guanylyltransferase/mannose-6-phosphate isomerase, which translates to MKTLILAGGKGTRLWPLSRELMPKQFIKIFDDSSLFQKTVERALKFSTPREIYVVTNKDYKFRILDDLREMGIEVPEENILLEPVGKNTLPAIYWGIKTIHESFGKSKVAVLPSDHLIDTNENYIKAFERAEKLANNYFITFGIKPTKPHTGYGYIKPGEKLEGGYRVDEFKEKPDLGTAKKYVEDGYYWNSGMFLFDSELFIEEVKMLAPEVYEAFKSAKTIEEAYELVPEISVDYGIMEKTNKAAVVPLNTLWNDLGSFDAIYEIFEKDENGNALRTKGKKAEYLGVDSENNLIMTERLTATVGVKDMIIIDTGDALLVAHRGEAQKVKQIYKMLTERNDERAIVHRTAYRPWGSYTVLEEGERYKIKRLTVLPGKRLSVQMHYHRSEHWVVVRGTAKVRVGDKELLLRPGESTFIPAGVIHRLENPGKVVLEVIETQIGEYLGEDDIERFADDFGRS; encoded by the coding sequence ATGAAGACGTTGATTTTAGCCGGAGGAAAAGGAACTCGGCTGTGGCCATTGAGCAGGGAGCTAATGCCCAAGCAGTTCATCAAAATTTTCGACGACTCTTCTTTGTTCCAAAAAACTGTTGAAAGGGCACTAAAATTTTCGACACCGAGAGAAATCTATGTAGTTACGAACAAGGATTACAAGTTTAGAATCTTAGACGATTTAAGAGAAATGGGGATTGAAGTTCCGGAAGAGAACATCCTTTTGGAGCCAGTTGGAAAAAATACGCTCCCTGCAATTTACTGGGGAATTAAGACAATACACGAGAGCTTTGGAAAATCAAAAGTGGCTGTCCTTCCGTCTGATCATCTAATAGACACAAATGAAAACTATATCAAAGCTTTTGAACGCGCTGAGAAGCTCGCCAATAACTACTTTATAACATTTGGAATAAAGCCGACGAAGCCTCACACGGGCTACGGCTACATAAAACCTGGCGAGAAGCTTGAGGGCGGGTATAGAGTGGATGAGTTTAAAGAGAAGCCAGACCTTGGGACTGCAAAGAAGTACGTTGAGGATGGCTACTACTGGAACAGCGGAATGTTTTTGTTCGACAGCGAGCTCTTCATTGAAGAAGTTAAGATGTTAGCTCCTGAGGTTTATGAGGCATTTAAGAGCGCCAAGACTATTGAAGAAGCATATGAACTTGTCCCCGAGATATCAGTGGACTACGGCATAATGGAGAAGACAAACAAAGCTGCAGTGGTGCCATTAAATACGCTTTGGAACGATTTGGGAAGCTTTGATGCTATCTACGAGATATTTGAAAAGGATGAGAACGGAAATGCCCTTAGGACAAAGGGTAAAAAAGCTGAATATTTGGGCGTTGATTCTGAGAATAACCTCATAATGACCGAGAGATTGACGGCTACAGTAGGCGTTAAGGACATGATAATCATAGACACAGGTGATGCTCTCTTAGTGGCACATAGGGGAGAGGCACAAAAGGTCAAGCAGATATACAAGATGCTTACGGAGAGAAATGACGAAAGGGCTATTGTTCATAGGACAGCTTACAGGCCTTGGGGATCATACACAGTCCTTGAGGAAGGAGAGAGGTATAAGATTAAGCGCTTAACCGTCCTCCCTGGTAAGAGGTTGAGTGTGCAGATGCACTACCATAGGAGCGAGCACTGGGTGGTTGTTAGAGGAACCGCTAAAGTCAGAGTAGGGGATAAGGAACTTCTTTTGAGACCAGGAGAGAGCACTTTCATTCCTGCAGGAGTCATTCATCGCTTAGAGAATCCCGGAAAAGTTGTCCTTGAGGTGATTGAGACACAGATAGGTGAGTATCTAGGAGAGGACGACATAGAAAGATTTGCAGACGATTTCGGCAGGAGCTGA
- the glmM gene encoding phosphoglucosamine mutase: MGKLFGTFGVRGITNEEITPEFAMKIGMAFGTLLKREQPNKELWTIVGMDTRVSGEMLKNALISGLLSVGVNVIDVGIAPTPAIQFACRYFGADGGVSITASHNPPEYNGIKLLEPNGLGLKKEREAIVEDLFFNEQFHRAKWNEIGKLVERDIIRPYIDAIKAKVDVEAIKKRRPFVVVDTSNGAGSLTLPYLLRELGCKVVSVNAHPDGHFPARNPEPNEENLKGFMKIVKALGADFGVAQDGDADRSVFIDENGKFVQGDKTFALVVKAMLEENKGGLVVTTIATSHIIDELTKTYGGEVLKTKVGDLIVSRALLEHNGLVGGEENGGVIFPDHVLGRDGAMTVAKIVEIFAKSGMRFSELIDELPKFYQVKTKRHVEGDRKAIVARVAEIARENYTLDTTDGTKILFDDGWVLVRASGTEPIIRIFSEAKDERKAKEYLDLGLGLLDEALKG, from the coding sequence ATGGGGAAACTCTTTGGAACATTCGGTGTTAGGGGCATAACGAATGAGGAGATAACTCCAGAGTTTGCCATGAAAATAGGGATGGCATTTGGGACGCTTTTAAAGAGAGAACAGCCAAACAAAGAGCTTTGGACCATTGTTGGAATGGATACTAGAGTAAGCGGAGAAATGCTAAAAAACGCACTCATAAGCGGACTTTTGAGTGTTGGAGTGAATGTAATTGACGTTGGGATTGCCCCCACTCCAGCTATACAATTTGCATGTAGATACTTTGGTGCAGATGGAGGTGTTTCGATAACTGCTTCACACAACCCGCCGGAGTATAACGGAATAAAGCTCCTTGAGCCCAATGGATTAGGATTGAAAAAAGAACGTGAAGCCATAGTTGAGGACCTTTTCTTCAATGAGCAGTTTCATAGAGCGAAGTGGAATGAGATTGGAAAGCTTGTGGAGAGGGATATCATAAGGCCCTACATTGACGCTATAAAAGCCAAAGTGGACGTTGAGGCCATCAAGAAGAGAAGACCTTTTGTGGTCGTTGATACATCAAACGGCGCCGGCAGCCTGACCCTTCCCTACCTCCTGCGTGAGCTTGGCTGTAAGGTAGTCTCGGTAAACGCCCACCCGGACGGCCACTTCCCGGCCAGAAACCCCGAGCCGAACGAGGAGAACTTGAAAGGGTTCATGAAAATAGTCAAAGCACTAGGAGCTGATTTTGGAGTTGCTCAAGATGGGGACGCCGATAGGAGTGTTTTCATAGACGAGAACGGAAAGTTTGTCCAAGGTGACAAGACATTTGCCCTTGTAGTAAAGGCTATGCTTGAGGAGAACAAAGGTGGCTTAGTTGTTACCACAATAGCGACTTCACACATAATTGATGAGCTCACTAAGACCTACGGCGGCGAGGTTTTGAAGACCAAAGTTGGAGACCTAATAGTTTCGAGAGCTCTTTTAGAGCATAACGGTCTTGTTGGCGGGGAAGAAAATGGTGGCGTAATTTTCCCGGATCATGTTTTGGGAAGAGACGGTGCAATGACTGTTGCAAAGATTGTGGAGATTTTTGCCAAGAGCGGCATGCGCTTTAGCGAGCTTATAGATGAATTGCCCAAGTTCTATCAGGTCAAGACGAAAAGGCATGTAGAGGGAGATAGGAAGGCTATAGTGGCAAGAGTGGCGGAAATTGCTAGGGAAAATTACACACTGGATACAACTGATGGGACTAAGATACTCTTTGACGACGGCTGGGTGCTCGTGAGGGCGAGCGGAACGGAGCCGATAATCAGAATTTTCAGCGAGGCGAAGGATGAGAGGAAGGCGAAGGAATACCTTGATTTGGGATTAGGTCTTTTGGATGAGGCCTTGAAGGGTTAA